From the Aquarana catesbeiana isolate 2022-GZ linkage group LG10, ASM4218655v1, whole genome shotgun sequence genome, the window GTGACGCTTCACCTAaaaataaatgtcaatgatcccttATTTATGCAAGTATGGTTGATAGGACATCCAGGTTCCTATTCTTTCCATTAAGATTCTCACCCCTCAATATATTCTCCAAAATAGGAACAACCAGTAATCTCTACTCTTCCTAATAATCTCCTTCAGTTGTAGTCCACAAAACCCACCTCTGTTCCTCCACCACTCCTCAATGTAGGACAGACATAGgacagacatactgtataaaacaaaaatgctcccatagtgtagtattatgaTCAAAAGCATATTTTACTCCGATAACACAATATAAACACCAGCTCTGATCTTACAGGGACGAATACCAGTACGTCTGGTGTTTCCTGCGTATGACGTCATTTCAGCTTGATGCATTTTATCACAAAGACTTCTTCAGGATAGTAacagctgaggctgttaatcacaggctgtgtgatGGAGCTCCCATCCCACTGGATCTCTTAGAGTTGGCACAACCTGCCAGAATTGACTCATGTAGATAGCAGAGGAAGAAGGCAATAGACAGTATGCACACTAAATGCTATGGATTGaggcaagtatacactatagaaggatatgcgtTTTCATTTTCCATTTCAGAAGTTTGCAACCACTTTATTCTGAATGCTTCCTCACTACAGATTTTAAAAAATATGTCAAATTAAACTAACTCTAAACCATAACAGTTTCTGTTTAAAGCACAAttgaacttttagtttaaatcaGCCTAATACATTGCAGGAGTATGTGGAAAGTCTAATGGTTCATGTTCTTTAAATAGCAGTCACAGCTTGAGTAGAAAATCCTGTCCCCCAGTCAACAAGTTCTAGAGTTGGGACTGTTGCTCTCTATGTGGAAGAAGTTGACTCTGCAGAGATCTGACGCACCCTCTGCCGAGTTAGAGCTAAATCCCTCCAATAAGCTGCACAAATTTTGCTCCTAACAGAGCGATAGGTCTGACTCATGAAGGGATATGTTGGACCACTGCAGAAAGACAGCTGCTTCCACCCAGGGAGAAATGattcttctctacagcatgctgctATTAGgttaggcttttctactcaggctgtggctgctttctaaagcaaAACTGTAAGACTATGCGCTCCTTCTGTTTTCATGCCACTGGAAAGTATTTTGCTtatttaaacacttgccgaccagccgccattatactacggcaggtcggctcgttcccacaaATCGCCATATCTCTACGTCAGACCTTTAAGCAGCTATAGCATGTGCCCGCCTGCTGCATGGCACGAGTGCTAATGCATGTGGCCAGTGGCcatgatgtccaccggccacctgcgatagatccctgttctgactctctgtggagctgtcaatgtaaacaaacaaatccccattctgttaggggagtagagagtgatcatctgttcctagtgattaggagcaGCGATCTCTCTCCTGCTCCAGTCAGTACAcagcccctacagttagaaacacctcccagggaacacatttaaccccttgatcaccagtgacatttaaacagtaatcagtgcatttttatggcactgatcgctgtataaatgtcaacggtctcaaaaaagtgtcaaaagtgtccgatctgtccgcctcaatgttgcagtcctgctaaaaatcactgatcaccaccattactagtaaaaaaaaattataataataataaaatgccattaatctattccctattttgtagccgctataacttttgcataggGATGcatcgatactagtatcagtgccgataccaagcatttgcacgagtatcggtgctcgtgcaaatgctccgatgcttgatccaATGCCTGTTGCATTGAACCAGGCATCCTGAAGCCCAGCAGGGGGGCCaggcagcctcacaggtgatccatgcggcggtgggggcagttacaagcaacaatctccctgtatagcttttctgacagccacttctcctcctatccctcccacggctgtcaggTGCTTATTAAAAATTATACAGCGAGATTGGTGCTTTTAACTGCCCCCACCATCCCCTACtgtccccgtgtcctcctccctctctcaggtgtcctcctccctctccccggtgtcctcctccttctctgctCCCTGGCTCTCCATGTTCTCCTGTCCCCCATGTCCTGGATTTGTCAGGAtgaagagtggaggaaggagctggtaaatctgtaatttatcggctccttccttttctgaatgatcagagtcagtaatcactgactgtccattcataactgagcatcaaaACCTGTGTTTaaggggaatctgtgtccttaaaTCCTTTCCCCGTTTCaaagggtatcccccccccccccccccaacagggctgataaaaaaaaaatagaattgtaataaatatttaaaggtgAAATTGTAAGAATAATAAATACAATTcaaaaacactgacactgtccactccctccaaaaaaagaaagcaatgtaaaaaaataacaaaaaaatataaaattgtaaaaaataaaattgtaaaaaaatataaaaaaaaaaaagaaaaaactactgacacagtccacaccccatcagtgcacatcagtgccacccaccagtgctgcatattagtgccactgtcacacgaagtatcagtaatcggtatcggcgagtacttggaaaaaagttCCGGTCTTAAAAATGTAGTATCAATGCAAccctacttttgcgcaaaccaatcaaataaatcgattaaataccaccaaaagaaatctctatttgtgggaaaaaaaaaaggacgtcaatttggtttgggtacagcgttgcaggacctcgcaattgtcagttaaagcaatacagtgccgtatcacaaaaaatggcctggtcattaagggggaaaatcttccggtccttaagtgggtaaatAGAAAATTTACACTGAGCTATAAATGATTGCAAATGACatgtttcatagttggtaaggttgaataaagacaccagtccttacatttcaacctgtgtgggtgtatgtgtctgtatgtatttatgtctctacaattttccatatccctgtattgTAGATTACATTCATTCAGATGCCCTTCTAAAGGTTTTTTTAATTATCAACACTCCCCACTGCCACCACCAACTGCAGCAGTAAAGAAACCTTTATGCAGGtcaaggttaaaccacttcttttCCAACTTAATTGAGTGGCCATGCGTCTTCTAAAAGCGTAATTATACTCACCTAAAATTTGGCAATTTGTCATCGCCGGAACATACCGCCAGCCACTGATATTTTCATGTGGCCGGCTTCCGGGTCTCGATCGCCAGCTGCTATCATTGGTTGGGCcgagatgatgtcactcccatgcatgtaaGGCAGTTCTGGCAGATTCTGCGTTGCCAAATTTGTGCATTGAGCTGCGTTTTACTATACAGGGGCGGACAGGCAGGTAAATAGCAttattgttaaagaaaaaaagcaggTCTCATATGCCTGACCTCCCATTTTCATTGTGGAGCctacagttccactttaagcaacCTAAGACTGATCAGCTTTCTacttatgctagaatcaccattgaggtatttgtatattgctatcctatctcctctcaagcatctcttctccaggaagaataCGTTTAGGTGTTTAATGTTTGTggtcattcctcataactgaggtcctccaatccccttattatttttgttgcccttctctggactctctccagttccagcacatccttcctgaggactggcgaCCAGGACTAGattgcatactcaagatgtggctgaaCTAGTGTCTTGTAAAGTGGtaaaattatagttttatctcttgagtagataccctttttaatgcatgctaatagtctgtaGGCCTGGCCAGATCCTCAGCTCTCTCAAAGGTTCTTCACTCTAGCAAGTAACTTACATTCATATTTTTTTGTATCGTCAGCAAACACGGAGAGTGAACAAATATATGTACGTATTCATTGTTTCCTAAGAATTAACTGAAAAATCTGTGTAGATAATATGGGAATTGTCAGATGTCTGGAGGTGAGTCATGGGAACCGACAACCTGTTTACTCTGCAGACCTTTATAAACCTTGTCCAGAGCTGACAACGGTCCATTCAAAATTCCAACAATTCAAAGAAGAAGAGTTACCATCAGCTCACTATGCTTTATATCTGGATATGCATGTTCCTGGGGCTTGCAGGTAAAACCCAATCACATTATACCTCATATAATCTCTGTtgcaacttaaaagagaagtatgttgttttttttgcaaaatcatactcacctagatggatgcagcatccaGCCGACAGTGGgtttcagcccgctgtcagctgaaaacagatcacagaGCAAGCTGCACTCTTGTAATCCACAGTAATACAgctaaacgagctttggctgtacttcacctttaAAACAGGAATTTTGCTGTTTTGAAGTGTAGGgatatccaaaacatttttttctgttttggatagaatgcagaCGGATTAGAAACTTAATATGTTTGTATTACTGTATGCATGTCTTCTAGGTAGATTCACCATCTTCATTTGTTCTAGGCAACATTTCCACTGAGATATTAAGTGTGGGGAAATTAACATTTTAAAGTTGTTACAAGAACAAAAGATAAGGGGACATTTTGCAAAAAGGACACCTGCTCAGAAGACCAATGTGAGCAGAATTGCCTGAGTTggggagatttccactcactttctgTTGCATTCCTGAGACAGGAAGGGAAGGTCAATCTCCTTGATAGGACACAGACATCTGGTTTTCATGCAGGAGGTTAGATGATGCTGCATTCTCAAAAAGCAGTCTCAGAGCAAAGCAAAAGGTGAACTTTATTTTGCATTCTTCTTCCCCTTCCCCACAGAAGCACATACTGACCTTTCTTTCACTCCCTCTTCATATCAAACAGCTGCACGAAACAAGAGGAGTTGCCCTGTCAATACACTCAGTCATTTAAGTTGTAAGTGCCCCAAGGTTATGGACTCTCCTGATGAAACAATGCTAGTGCTTGGTGATTTGCCCAGCACTGAAACATAGTCAGTATGCATGAGCATCCATACCCCAAGTACATGGAAGTATTTTGTTTGCCCTTGCTGGTAGAACATAGAAGCAGGGGAGCAAAGGGAAGGTGAATATATACTGTTGGCAAGTGGGAATTAAGTTTTCAACTTTCCCAAAGGTTGGCAACAAATTTTCGGTCTCTGTTTCACCAAGTGTTTTTAAATACACTCTTTTTGATTCCTTTGCAGCTGCTGCTCCTCAGTATGACGACGATAAGATTATTAATGGCTACGAATGTGCTAGCCATTCTCAACCTTGGCAAGTTTACATCAGCTACAATGGAGGACAATGGTGTGGTGGATCCCTGATTTCATCACGGTGGATCATTTCTGCAGCTCATTGCTATCAGCCGTAAGTTCAGAGATTCTTCTTTGTAAATTGGTAATACTTGGCAATGCAGAATACAGATCAAGCCAGTGGCCTAGGGCTCAAATGGTTTTGGCCCCTGAATAGGATCAGAGAATCATATGTCAGCCAAAAAAATGGGATCTATAATTGTCTGAATAATTAGACCAATGGGAAATCCACTGTTCAGTTCATGCTTTACCTAAAAGCGTAGCTatgggcaaaatataaaaaatatatatatttgatgcaGTCTATTATTAACATTAACACCGCAGTaacagttttattacctgttgatcctgcataAAATTCCATTATTTTTCCACGCATTTACCAGGCAAAGTGAGCTAGCAAAAATGGAAGCTAGAGAGGTTTGGATAATCCATTCAGGACTGACAGGGTTGCTAACAGTGGCCGGATTTTATTCCTATAGTTTACATTttcaaatcattaaaaaaataatgaatccaTTCACATGTAGCGTTATGCCCACAAACCCAACTGCCATTTTATCTCTATGGTTTATTTAATATATTGCCTGTATATTATATTTGAGATGCTTGTCAGTAGTGGCAGTAGCCACAAAGTCATCCAATACTGAAAACAGGATAGAGTATGATAGGAAACAAGTTATTATTTAGCTGATAGAGCAAGGTTAGCGGTGCCATCAAGTTTTTCTTTACTATCAAAAGAGAAATATTTATTGGGTGGTGTTCAAAGGGGCGTTTTTATAGCCAACGCACAGTGGCTTAATGTACCATGTGTATTGtgttaccagaaaaaaaaatgagGTAGCAAAACATAGTCACACCCCCCACACCTTCTTATTTAATATCCAAAGTCCTGCAAAGTTAATGTTTTGCCATGAATTTAATTTATAGAAATCCTCTACATTTTGCACATTATCTGTAGTCACCTTTAATTAATACATTTTGAGATCTACAGCTCCTCTTTATTCTTATATCCAACTTATACAGGCCCAATACCTTCATTGCTCACCTTGGGGAACACGATGTTACTAAACAAGAAGGAACGGAACAGCGTATCCAGGTGGAAAAGGCTATAATGCACCCCCTCTATGATGATAAATCCTTCGATCACGATTTCATGCTGGTCAAACTAGCTAAGCCGGCCCAGTTCAATCAGTACGTCCAACCCATCCCAGTAGCCTCTTCCTGCCCAACGGCAGGAAGTCAGTGTCTGGTGTCAGGCTGGGGAAACATGAAAATCTTTGGAGGTAAGTTCATTTTCTGGACTTTAAAAATaattgttttaaagctgaactttataaaaaaattaaaaaaaacatcaactGCAGTTAATGCAAGGACCGATTTTATTATCAGACTTGTATAACCTGCATGGTAGCAGATTGGAAGAAGACGTGAATGCACATGAATTGACTACAAACATACTGAAAGAAGGAAACAGCAGAATACTGACTCATAtgtgtgctgctgctcctttacTGTCCAGTCAGCAGGTCTGGGttattttaaagtatatctaaaaccaaaaacaTTGTAATATACAGTTTTGCAGCTTACAATCCTCAGATGTGTATCCTGCAATGATTTCCTTATTTCAGTTTATATTTCCTTTATTTCCACCTGGCAATTTTGCCATTAACACACaacttgtcctagggtgacatcaTTCACATATTATACTACACCTagagaggagcagcattgtcaccctaggctgcactTCTAATTTGGACTATAAAGACCTGTTTGGGAGTACAAAGAAAACTGAAAAAGCACCACATTTCTGACCAAATCTACAGGTATTGTTCTGCATTTTCAAAAAAATGTCATTACCCCGAAAAAAAACGCAGCATCTAAAGACTGGTGAGCTGGTATTCATTACATTTTTGTGCTTGGATTTAGATATACATTAGCAGGGAAAATAACAATATGGCGATAGGTAAATTCAATCAGCACACACAAGAATGCCTAAAGTTCTCAAACAATCCCAAAAGCATACATTATAAATCTGTTCCTATTGTAATAATGCATGAACATGTGCATCAATTTAATTTACTTATGGAGTTTATTCTGAACTTGTAGAGGATTTGTTTAAACTAGAGCAGCTTCAGCAACTTTGCTTCCAGAGTTCTGCCCCTCTTTCTTGCAATGTAGGAATATCCTTTTTAAAATAACTAAGTGTAAAATAAGATCTTATAGGCATTATGTTACAATACTAGTTGCAGAGCTTGCACTTTACTTGGAGGGAAGACAAGTATGTATAATTTACTGACTTGGAACTGGTATGTTTCCCCAAAGTCTAACCATTATGTAACCGGTAATGTTCTGCAATGCCAGGCTTTGTAAGAAAAGGCCAACACCAACAGGCACACCACAACACAAAGCTAAATATTGCTACAAAGCAAACCAACAAAACCACCTCAATCTTTAACTAAATAGTATTACCCTTAATAAcgaggtcatttaaaaaaaaattaattatacaataggctactttcacactgaggcgctttgcaggcgctaaagtgctaaaaatagcacctgcaaagcgccctgaatgAGCCGCTCagttcactccaatgtgaaagccccgagggctttcacactggagcggtgcgcttgcatgaaggtcaaaaaagtcctgtaagccgcatctttgcagcgctataggagcggtgtattcaccactcctaaagcaccccttcccattgaaaacaatgggacgcTATAACGCtatagcggcgctttgcgggcagttttaaccctttttcggccgctagcaggggtttaaaccgccccgctaacggccgaatagcgccgctaaaacgatggtaaagtggtGCTAAATGTAGCGCCGCTATACCGCTGGCGCCcgcctgcctcagtgtgaaagtagccttaaggcaAACCCATGAACCTCATTCCCTGCAAGAATTAGAATAATGCACAACATTCATAATGCCCCTCAAGACAACTACCAGTAAAATGAATACCTCAACCATTCCCCATCATGATTCATTGCATATGAATATATTTGTAACAACAAGTATAACCTCATGATAGTATAAGATTATTTAACATAAATCAGCCTGAGTTGGAAACCCACATCAACATGAAAGTTGACTTTCAAAGCAGTTTGAGCACCTCTGTCTCTGGTTTCTTGTTCTGGTTCCTTGAAGTATTTTTGTCTTTTTCACACTTTCTATGCCACCGTTTTTGCTATGATTTTAGTATAGGGGGGAGGGTTATACTGTATATTCTGTCAGgttattacagtaaaaccttggattgtgagcataattcgttccggaaacatgcttgtaatccaaagcacttgtatatcaaagttaatttccccataggaaataacgGAAACTCAAATTATTCGTTCCACAAcctatttattcataggtccttcagtttatagtccatataaaaaagattatagcaatgtgggttgtgtaaccataaaatgtccatccacaaatggaagcctccacaaggggagtagaagcaaaatccagcaggagctacagagtattaaagagaagagaggcgcctctaagtgtagcaatgtgttgctaaatgttgtaccttcattaaatgtaaccatattgctacacttagaggcgtctctcttctcttttaggcccctttcacacgatcggaccgttcaggtccgcctgtcagttttgacggcggacctgaacgggcgatccatgttagcctatggagcgtcggatgtcagcggagacatgtccgctgacatccgaccctgtccgatccgctaaaagcagacgtatggctctacgtccagatccgtcgctggcggatcggatcgggtgagatctgacgaaaacggacacgctgtccgttttcgtccgatccctccataggcggcagcggcgcctgacaagcccctctccgctcagtgagcagagagggacctgtcatccgccggctcagcggagatcaacggacagatctcccgctgagccggcggaccgaggcgggctccgtagaaacggagcccgcctcgtgtgaaaggggccttatactcagttgtgacatgacgacacttgtatatcaagatatcacttgtatatcaagtcaaaatttattaaaaatttgtgCTTGTCTTGTGAAACACTCTCacaccaagttactctcaaaccaaggttttactgtattactgCCCATTTCCCATTGGCAATATTTAATTTCATCACCAGGACAAGAAGTGTGGGGGAAATCTGGGGACACAAACCTAAATATACCTTTGCCCAAGGTAACCCTCCCTCACACTATGCAAAACTGAAAAAACAGTTttagctggaactccgctttaattaaaaTACTTACTTATAAGAAAAATGGCTCTCGTCCTCTCCCTAGAATAATGTAAATGATTTTATAAAAATATTGTGTATAACATCACTCgtaccttaaagtggttgaaaaaagccttacattttttcaccttaacgcattatttgcattaaggaaaaaaaccacctgtgctgcagctcccccacagacccctcctttttcttacctgagcccgatccagcaatgtgcactagTCTAGGCTCCA encodes:
- the LOC141110664 gene encoding trypsin-3-like, translated to MLYIWICMFLGLAAAAPQYDDDKIINGYECASHSQPWQVYISYNGGQWCGGSLISSRWIISAAHCYQPPNTFIAHLGEHDVTKQEGTEQRIQVEKAIMHPLYDDKSFDHDFMLVKLAKPAQFNQYVQPIPVASSCPTAGSQCLVSGWGNMKIFGVQYATKLQCLDLPVLSDSSCKSSYSNMITTNMFCAGFLEGGKDACAADSGGPLVCNGKLYGVVSWGRMCALRNAPGVYTKVCSYFDWIKNIIEQN